Within Spinacia oleracea cultivar Varoflay chromosome 4, BTI_SOV_V1, whole genome shotgun sequence, the genomic segment caaagtagattatatggaTAGTGTCAAAAGCCAAATTGTGTCAACTAAAATAGAACTGAGGAAGCATTGTACGTTGGTGAGATTTATGCTTTGGTCAATCGTGAataaatatgaaatgaattGTAGCTGCTGTTGGATTTATGTTATTTGTGTGTCATGTTTGGAACTCTAAGGGTGAGAATTCTATTACTGTATTACATGATAGTAGCCCTTGAATTTGTTACAAAGGTGGTTGTCTTTTCAATTTGAAAGGACTGATGCTGTCTTTTTATCTGTTATAGCAGCATCCTTTGGAGCTACACTAGAGCAAGTTAACATAAAATAGAGTGCCATGGCCATGGGAGTTACTGGTGGACAAAAGCTTTCAGGTTTACAGAAGCAAGTCCTGAATCTTTACAGAGGCTTTTTGCGAGCAGCACGTAACAAATCATTTGAAGATCGCCATCAAATTGAATTGATTGTATCTGAAGAGTTCCACCGCAATTCCAAGCAAGTCGATCGCAAGGATTTTGTTTACATAGAATACTTGCTTCGACGTGGTAAAAAACAACTTGATCAGCTCAAGAATAGTGATACTATAAGTTTGTCATCCATGAAGGTTAGTGGGGCTGAGAGTAAAGTTCAGTAGGTCTGCAACTGATGCCATTGACTTCAATAGGAAGCTAGTTAGTGAGTAACTAAGTTTTGAAAGTCAAGTATTTAAAGTTACATATTGTTTACTAAAGTGGCAACACAGGTAGTAATTTGCATAGCAATAATGGTTTTCTAACTCAACAGGGAATACATGTActttattacggagtagtatTCAGTCAAATAGTGAACGATTAACAGAATTTAGAATTGTCTTATCTAGATAGAGTGTTTGTGCATCATCAACGTAGATGGCTGGATAGAGCATTTTATCTTTATGTTTACATGTTGATTTCAAATGTGAACAAATTGTTGTTATAGTTTTGTGAAGATAACGAAAATGTGTTGGCTCATATATGATATAATTATGCCAGAGAAGAATGAGTTAGCAGCTTAGCATGTCTTTTTGAATAGAGGACATCCCTAGCAAAGTCACGTTTATGTCTTGCAACTTTCAACTTTCAACTTTCAACTTTCAACTTTCATATTGTTTTTGATCTTGCAAGAACTTCAGTAAGGGAGAAGCACTGACATCAATCTAAAGACTTCTCTCAAACAAATCACAAGTAGTCATGTTACTGTATTTTTGAATGAATGGGATCTACATTCTGAACGAGTACCTTGAAAGTTAAAACACAACACATAAAAAATCAGCTGTTAGGAAGAGTTTCTGTGATTTGGGATCATTTTCATTCATCATACACCGATTAAAAGCTAAATTTAGTAGCTGTACATGGAATATACAAAAATTTGCACATTACAAAAACCTGTTTTTATGTACAAATGTAGACATCTTTGACCTAAAGGATTACAGGACCAACACCAGAATAACTAGGCTTGTACCTCCCTTTCATATCCATTTACGGCGTTCAAACTCAAACACTACTGTTATCTGACACTACTATACTTCTGATGTAAACTAGATCagagtttctttttgttttacaCAGCTAACTCTACCACGATGACTTGCCCACTTTTTTGGTTTTCTTGGGTGAATTTTTTATTAGATTGCTGCTAGAGAATGTTAACGGCAATTCTTCTTCAGCAATAATTTCGGTATCTGGCAACCTATCAGAGACCTTATCATCTTTGGTTTTGCTTCGATGCAACTTTGTTTGCTCAGGGTCTTCAGGAATGTCTCGGTACAAGTGATTTAACACAAAGAGAGCAGTATCATAGTCGCGCCAATAGTTTCTGcatatatataattataatGGAATAAATTTAAGGTATCCCTTACCATGATGTTTTTTAACAACTGAttcattgaaaaaataaaatcaaatattcaCAGGATACTATACACACTTACGTGTGCGCTCCAATAGCTGAAATATATTGATGCTGAAAAGTTTTATCCTGCAAGACTCATCAAAATTCATATCAGAAACATAGAATGCAATAAACATCCGGAAAAGGGGAAAGTACAATGATAAAAATATTCAAGACCAAAAACAATGCCAACTATTGCCAACATGTGCACTTATGATACAAACTACTTCGTATTAATTACTTTGGAATACTCCTCAAATTCGCAAAACTATTTGTTTCAAAAAAACAAAGATCTCCTTGAatattcaaaaaaacaaaattatatACTTTATACAACTATGGAGAAACtccaattattaattatatttaatagaatatttattactacctccgttttttCCGAGTTCTATTCCGAGAAACCAAGGAAAACTCAAAATTGGGACTATCAAGTGGGTACTTTTACATGTAGGAGGAGAGAGATAAAAAGTAAGAGAattattaaatatgatttgattgggTCCAGTGAGAGAGGataaaaatatgaataaaaGATTGACATAAATGAGATAAAGTAAAAGTGAGTAGAACTTAGGAAAACACCTCAAAAAGGAAAGTGAGTAGAACTTAGAATAATGGAGGGAATAGTATTTAGCCTCAAtataatatattttcaaaacacaacAATTTGTAAGATGggcattattttatttttttgttcagATAATTTTACAATTTATCTAACATTCAGAAAAAGTATGAATGTATGATACGAGTGTTTACAATTTTTCGTAATACCTTCGGCAAAAAGGCAATACAGAAATCATAAATAAGGTTATATTGATATAGAGtacaatattttttaaaaaaaaaacaaaaaaaaaaacaaagactCAATCCCTCAAATTTGCCTCCTCCCAACAAgaagtatattttaaaaaaagagtgaaaagagcaaagaaaaaaaaagttgaataaAAACAGGCACAAATCCTCGATTCAGAAAAGAGACAAAATTGGCATCTAAGATAATCATGCTTCGGTACTCTGTTAATTTTATTCTTGCAGCTGAAAGACTAAAGAAAGCATCAGCATGAAACAGTAAAACCTGGTAATCTTTATCAAGAAATATCCCAAAACATTAATTATTCCACTGTgacgagaaaaaaaaaattgctgcttTAAATCACCACATTAACGAGTCTGAAAAAAGAGAATAATGCCAATCTGGAAATTCAACATTCAGGTCCGACCGTCCGACATTGTAAAGCGCGGAATGCCATGAGTAACTGTTGTGGCAATTGCATTTAGAGCAAAAATATTGTGGCAAATTGGGAATCTTATTTAGAGAAAAAACTTGTGTTCTtatcaaaaaggaaaaaaatggtTTCTTGTAGCAATTTCATTTAGAGCAAACACTTGATGTGGCACAAGATGACATAGATGGTATGGTTGTTGAATTATTTCTATGCCTCAGTCAACATGTGTAAATGACGGAATTAAACAGAGATCTAATTCTCAGGTTTCTTAAGATCTTCTGAGTTGTGGTTGGGTAGGGTGACAAAATTCAGCTCTCTTCCGATTTCCAGGGGAGGATGTATGCTATTATTACAAGCGTTCACTTTTTTGTTTACCTTCTTCTGACAACATACCCTACAGAACTATACAGATGAAGTCATATTCTAAAGGGACCCTtgaaacttaaattttcagTGACAATCTAATTAAAGAAAAGTAGAAAACTAACTTTTTCGAAATTTCAAAGGTACTCCCTCCATGCACCAAAAATTTCCTGTATCCTTTTCATGACATCCATAAAAAGTCTTGTTACTTAAAATGGATACCTAACCCCCTCGACACATGTGGTGAGAACCCCATGGGAATTTCAACTTCCTAAGGAAGTTCCACTTCCCTCATTTCACCCATTTCATGtcaaccaaacttgtcattccTTTAACTCTATTTTCTTGCAGCACAAGAACTAAGCCACTAACTATCTCTCAatcaatatctttaattcttatttccccactatttaccaaaGAACTACCCTAGTCTACTAAAACCCAAAATATGCGTGCACAAACGTAACAGGTAGATTCATTTTCTTTTAGAAAAAGAAACTTCTTCCATAAATCAACAACTACCAGAAAGTATAAAGGAGGACAAGTCCttataaccaaaaaaaaaagatcacATACccaattttgttgaattttctgcACCGAGCAACTTTTGAATTGCCCGCCACCTTAGTCCACAAAGAATCCAAATAAGTTATCACAATCCCACCGAAAATCAGCACTCAAAGCAGTTGCTTCGAAAAATTTGCGCATTCCATTCTAAATTTCTAACCGCAAACTCATGGAATTGCCATAATAGCATTTcgacacaaaatcttgttctcCTTTGCCCTTCAAAGCCCACAACTCAGACTAGCAATGATCCAAAACAGTACGTGGGATAACCAGATAAATATTACTAGCCATCACATGATGAAGGAAGCACGACTCACCATTGATAAAACGCAACATGCACATATCCGGCAAAACAGCCATCTCTAGTCTTCCACTTTTGAGCATATCACTAATATTGATTATCCCGACACAATAATGATACAATACAATACCTTAAGAGGAACTTTCACCTTCCACATCAATCTATGGACCAGGAGAGGGAAAGGGAATATCGAAGGCGAAGGGTAGCTAAGAAAGGCGAAACATATAAAGACTAGCAAGAAAAGGTGCCCGTTGTATCCCCCAACCACTTCTAGAATCCTTAGACAGAACctcataaatcacaatgaactcATCTAATTCTCTCATGAGGATGCCTTGTAAATGAAGAACCCAAACGCTGCTAATGTGGAATGCAGAAATTGGCACTTCATGAAAACTGGACAGGTAATAAAATCAAGGGAAACAGACAGAAAACGGTTGTTCCCCTCTTCACACATCCTCCCAAAATCTAATGAGATAGTCATTCCCTACCTTGAAACTAATTAACGCTAAGAAGACATAATATACTTGAAAAATGAATTTCCTAGGGCAAACATAACTTACTTGCATACCACACTATGCACCCCACCAATTTCAAGTAACTTGTACTTACTCCGGTATCCGGATTACACAATACCATATTGGGGTTCGTTTAGCCACTTCGCCACAAGACCAACATTCTTTATCACCAACCATGACACTAAATCCAACCTCATGTGATGGTCTCTTCTCTGCCACTAGTCCCGCACCACAAAAAATCCGCAAACTTCTCCATAATATTTGCAATTGTCACCTGGGATCTTGAAAAGTGAGGTAGTAAAGAGGCATACGAGATAAGAATGAATACAACAACATTTGGGGTTTGAAGTAGTGTGGAGATGAATGCGCAAACAACCGTGGAGGCATAAGGAATGACTTGGGAGGTGGAAGATGGGATGCATGCGCAAACTGTTTGTTTCCCAGCGCCTTTGGCAGGGGTGAAAAATGCTCTCACCCCATTTTCTAGCGCCCGGTTGCTTCTCCTTCCAGCGCCCAAAGTTCTGCTTCTGCACAATTCTTCAAGCGACGTGGATGCTTTAAGGCCATTGATTCGTTTGTATATCCTAACACCATATATATACTCATATAGTATGCCTGTATTAGAGGGTAGTGGTTGTTGATTTTAAGAAAGAGAAAAGCCTAATTGAAAACTCATCCACTTATTAGGGTTTAAGTAAGGGAGAGTTGTGAGGTGAAGCTTCCTTAGCTTAGCTTAGCAATCTCTTTATAAATCTTCATCATTATTTCTAGTGGCTTACTGGGTTTTTCTCCCGATGCTCGTGTTTCCACGGTAAAACCTCTTGTCTTCGCTTCATGCTTGGGTTACTTGTGTAAGTTCTTCATTGTTTATTATTGCGGTTGATCATAAATTAGTTGACACATGTCGAATTCACAACAACAACATGATACTCCTTCCCAAAGAAAAACATACTTTCTTCCAACTATctcccaaaaaaaaacataccttCTCCCAACCACCCAGTTTTACTAGAAATATGAGAGATAACATGTTCCAATAAAGTCTCGGGGTCAGGATTACCTCCAAGGGGCAAGCCCATAACTGAACGACCAATTCTGAATCTCACACCCCATCAAGGCCGCATACTACCCAAGCACATCTCGATCAAGATTAATACCACCAAGGCCACATTTAGAAAGGTTAATCTCAACCCCGAAATCAACTCAGAGATTTCAAGATAGTAGCACCTCCTAAACTTTTCACGATCTGCTGCTAAAACAAATGGTATCATCTACGTACTGTAAGTGTAAAACCTGCACCCTCTGTCTTCCCACCTTAAAACTCTAAATCAAACCTCCTgacccacccccccccccccccccacccccccacCCCCAACTCACACACACAAGCCTACTAGGTATTTTGGGTGACATTTCAGGTTTTTAACTTGTAAATGTTCTGGAATGCCTGAAATATCTGCAGCACACTTTAGACCTTTAACTCTGGGAAAATTCATTTGGGAAGAAAAATATTTTGCAAAGTTCACCAACATTTGAAAGAGGAACTTTTTTGGTCCTTATCCTTAACAGTGTGTTTGGTTGAGGATAAAGTTGAAAAGATCTGTTTTCCGTCCCTAGCTATTACCATATATTTCCAGTGCtggaagatcaggaaggaaaATGCAGACCCACTCTTTCCGTCCCTTTCCTTCCCCTTCCCCCTCTTCCCTCCACGATTGCTAACTAAACATATTGTAAATATGTGTACTCTGTAACATCCACCTATCTGATTCAGGTTGTTTGCAATCCTGCTAAACCCAGGGTGTGTCCCAAATTTTGAATAATATTCTTCCTCAAAGTCAAACAAAATTTTGTTAGCTACAGAAGGAAAAAACTTATGGGGGTTAGTTTGTGTTTACTACTTCACTATCATCTGATTTATCTGGTAAGAATATAAGAACAGAAATTCATGAACCAAGAATGGGCAGATCACTTATTACAGAATAAAGCGGTTCTCCCTACCTCGTTATGGGTTTTCAATTACGCTTCCCGAGCGAATTTTGAATGGATATTTACCTTGACTAAAATGCAAATGCTTGATAGTGGTGTTGCCTCATTCCtcttctcccccccccccctcccctccCCGTTCAAGGACTCCTTGTAATATATTTAGATATTTTTCTTTCTCATTAAATCAGTTTTCTTCTACCAATAAAGTTCCCTTATTGCATTTCCAAATATTTCAATATTACATGGGGCTCAGAAGGAGAGAAAAGCTGAAATGATGTCTAGTGCACAGACCTGAAGAACATGATCAATTCGTCCATCTTCACTTCCAGTTAATCTCTCCATCATATAGGATCCGTAAGATCGGACTTCTTCATTGACATCCTCCACCGATTCTGCAATGTTACAGAAAGAGAAATAATTGGAGGAACAGTTTTTAAAAAACATTACGAGCTTCAACAAGGAAGGCCTTTAATAAGAAAACAGAAGATCTGTAATTACCTTCGAGGCTGTCTTTTCTTGATTGACATACTGTGAGCACCTGAACCTGTCAAAAGAATAATACTTCTTCAAAATCCCTACTTCTTTTCGAGGAACAATACTTAAAGATACAAGGATGCATGCAATTGAATAACTCGTAAGCAAAAAATGGATTAACAAATGAAGGGTAAGGAGTGGCTTGATCTTAAGCTTGGAACTAGATACAATCATTTGGAACTCAATACAATCATTTCAACCAATGTGTGAATGTACCAGTCCAATGAGCCGGACAGTAAAATGTGGGCTTGTTGAGAAATGTGCAGGTCTCGCGACAATTCCccattaaatttaatcaagggaAAATAACAGCTTTCCATTATCATTTGTATTATCATCAATTTAAATAAAGTTGTATATTGAGATTATTGACCATCATAATTGACAATCATATATACAACAAATCAAATGCTAGTTACATGTTTTTAGCAGTGTCACATTTCTTTATATAATTTAAATCTgcccttagttttaaaaagcgcgcttTTTTGCGCTTAAAGCTCGGAAGCCCAAAAGCTCACAACAAAAGGCTTCTGCCAGCCGAAGCCTAGCGACATACAAGAAGCGCGCGCTTCCTAGCGCTTCGGTGCTTTTGCGCTTCCTAGCGCTTTTGCGCTTCCTGTAGTCTAGGCACATCAGAtccttcttttttataaaaaataaagccacgtgactctaatattcttttttaaagtatcacatgatttcttttttttaaaaagcgaatatttggaAAGTTTTTGAAAACCCTAGTGCAATTTTCTCCCGTAGCCTGATTTCTCTAGCCTTCTCGACGGATTTTTCCCGTCGGatgctgaatttttctttcatcgttttgatttctctttctattttcatcttttctttccatattttctgaacctttgaaaatttattatttctttccggGTGCGCTTCGCCTACGAAAAGCGTGCGCTTTCGCTTTGCGCTTAAGCTCCAGGGCCCTTTTGCGCTTCAGTGCGCTTCGCGCTTTTTAAACTAAGAATCTGCCTCAATCTTGACTCTAACCCAAAGCTTTTACTAACACGTTGTTGGTTAGAATTTGTAGAGGGAAGAGAAGGGGAAGAGAAAGTGAGGTGATTGGAGGGAAGGAGCGAGCTTCCATTTTTCTTCCAAAAGTTGGAGTGATTTGATTTATTAAggttaggggggggggggggggggggggagggaggATCTCTTCCCTTCCCCTATGTGTTATCCAAATAAGGGAAAATGTATTCCTCACTTACCCTCCAAACATAGTGTAAGGGTttcaaatgaaaaagaaaactgTTCAAAGCCTTAAACTTGGTGTAAGTTTAGGTTTTCCTCGGGATAATTTTTATTACTTCTGTACATCAGCAATGAACGATCTTCCGTTATTTGTACTTTGGATACAAACTTGGGTGAGAGTTGGGGGCTTAGTTTTAAAAGACGCGAGGCGCACCAGGGCGCAAAAGTCCCTGTAGCCTAAGCGCAAGGCCCacagtttttttaattttttgtggtatttattttctgaagaaaaaaaaattcaaaatagtATTACTTGTTGTCACAAAGGAGTAAAATAGTAATTACAGTAAAATTAAAAGCCTTTTTgaggaaaaaaaaaccaaacaaaaaGGGGA encodes:
- the LOC110802744 gene encoding succinate dehydrogenase assembly factor 1, mitochondrial, yielding MAMGVTGGQKLSGLQKQVLNLYRGFLRAARNKSFEDRHQIELIVSEEFHRNSKQVDRKDFVYIEYLLRRGKKQLDQLKNSDTISLSSMKVSGAESKVQ